The sequence TTCTGGCTTACCCAAACAGACCTGAAACTACTAGTTTATATAGCTAACTTACCTAACTAGCTAAGTTAATAGCTCACGCGTGAAATGAGCAGTTCTAAGTTACTAGTAAAAAACGAATTATATAGTTAGATATTGAATGTTAGAAGCTGTAACTTAGGTCTTGTGTTATTTTAGGTAAAATTAGCTAGGCATAAACAACTCCAAATTAACTAGCTAACCCTAGGCGTTAGCCAGCAAGCTACTCAAGTTAAAGAAAGGGACTTTCGCCGGgccccaacaaacacacacacacgcaaacagtattaaaaacacagtaaattaaaacaaataaggGTTTGACGTGTTTAGTTTACCCATAACAACTGTGAAAAGACGCTAGCTATGTAAAATAACGTTAAAGCTGAAAGCTAACAGTTGTGTGAAGAGGTTTGTGAACAGAAACGGCAGTTAGCTAGGAGAGCTAGCTAGTTCGCCGTTGTTGCTTTAGCCAGCTAGCTTAGCGTCAGCGCGGTCCGCTGCCTCGCTCAACCCTTTCCTACAGAGCCGTGAGAAATACACCACGATATAAGATAGAATTTATAGCCAACATTTAATCCCATAAACTCAGTCTGGTCCCGTCAAATTCCTCTCACCATCAGCTTCTTTCTGAGCCATCCCCTCTTGTTGTTGTTCTTCCTCCGCCATGTTGCCTCTACCTGTTTCCTGTCATGTGATTGTTGGGAAAGGCATTTCCGATTTCACAGCCTTCGTTTTTTGAGAGAGCACAAGTTTCTGAAGCGTTTTATTACAAATATACTAAATTGAGTTCAGCTTTAACCCCTCAACTACCAAAATGTATAGTTCCAATTGAAAAATACTCCTACATAACTGGGATTATGTGTATAAACTAGCTGCAGTGTATTTCAAATGTAGCACAGGTCAAACTAAAACCACTTAAACAAAACATTTCTACATTACCGGCCAAACtcacaaaacaagacaagatgcTGAGAATTTCAGAGTTAAATAACAgtttattttaagtgtgtaaCAACATAGACAAGAAGAGAATCACCCAATAAAAGGAATTTATGAAGTCCATCAATTATTAGACCAACATGTCAGAGTGGCTCGAAGATCGTAAACTGCCTCTTCTTCGAGAGGTTGAAGGGTGGGTGGCTCaggacatttttcttttttcttgaagATGGGCCAAGAACAACAAGAGGCAATGGTCCCAGATGGATGGGATGCACAGGTGCACTCTTTTCAGGCCAGGACAACAGGATTATGCCCTCTTTTTGTAGTCCTCCAGATTGGCCAGTACCCATCCGGATGGAACCAGGATGGCAATAGAAAACATAGTGAGACCAACTGTCGTCTCCtgtgtaaaacaaatacaaaatcgTATTAGGTAATTCCATTAACCCATTTTTATGTGAACTAATACAACTGTTCCTGATGTTCCTAATGATATCAGTAGGTGAcgtatacaaaacaaaatatatccATAAGCCTTTAACATGACCAGATCATGCAAACTAACTTTGCATGCACTTTGCATGAAGCCAACAAAAGGTATCAAATCAAATTTCTTTAGCAGCAATCCCTAAATTCtgagtgaaaaaaaacaaaacaaaaataaaagctgcAGACCAATTGAAATGTCTCTTTTCATATATTACTGGAAAATGAGAATTTATTGTACCCAAAATCATTGTGAAACAATGTCACTAAGTTAAGTTTAAGCAAGAATTTAAATTAAGAATGTTCATACACTGgaactggaataaaaaaaaggttaaatatccTTAATAAACCAAAAATTAATAATATGAAATGATTTTAAACAAAGTTGATCTGTGGGCTAATTGATGATGGCTCAACTAAAATAAATCAGACAATATGGAAGtcatcaaattttttttgatgcCACCTTATATTGTACAAAAGGCTGATAACATTATCACATGCCAAAATGTTagtattaataaacaataatatacaCATAAAATGGGACAACAAATGCTGCAGAGAAgcattaatttgcaaaaaaaagtgCTATAATTTAAATAGTGGGTATTGGTGACATCTAGTGTCATCTAGACAGTCTGCTCTTCccgaaataaaatattttgatcaATCAAATGCAATTTTTGTGGGAAAAGCGCACAACAGATGGACAGATACCGATACAGACATCTGTATACGTTGTCTAGTGAAATACAATTCAGAACTGTTTAAACGACTCGGCACAAAACAGCACGTTCCATTATTGAGATTCCTTCATGCACTGCAGTCATGCACTGCAGTTACGGCCAATACTTTTAATATCTAAAGGTTTCTAAACATAACACGACTATGTGTAGTTATATgctaaaaacaaaatgtaaataatgctgtcgtttttaaaacattttcaatatTACACAATACTTTATTTGCAAAACCTGTCACTGACTGACGTTTCTTTACAGAACACGCAGCATAAATGAACATTGATTATTTGGGAGATTGGTAGGTACACACATCCGCTGTTGGAAGTGTTTTAGGCAAACTGATATTTTATATCGTTAATATAATAATCAGAATTAGTTGTAGCATTTGTAGCTATAGGTTAAGAAATATAAACATTTCTACACACAGTCCCACTCAGCTACGTTGAGTAGTTAGCTATCGTTTCTACTGGTCTGATCATAGTAAACGTTTGACACAATACAGCTAAAGAACTGTCAGATAAACACTgtcaaaataaagagaaaattaaGACATGTGAATTGGATATATTCATTTTAACCAGCACCTGCTAATATTGTAAAGTTTGTGAGTGACCTTTACAGTTCGGTAGTTGTGCTAacaagctaagctagttagctaatttgTTAGCATCTGCTAATAGAACAACTATCGGAATGTGCGATTTCTTGTTAGACAGATAAGTTACATACACTAGCTCAGCTCTACAATGAACCACTAAatgtaataaagatatattaattCAGGATAATTAGCTAGAGTCAGTTCAGGCGTTCCCGTTCAGCTACACGCGTTCTCGTCTGAAGGTTAGCCGGGTTAGCTGCGGAGTGAGCGGGCGGCAGGCCGAGAACCAAGCGCTCAgggtcaaacacaaacacacagccctCCACAACACTCACCATTGGGCCCACTGGGTCCTTGGCCGGCTTGGTGTTTATATTCGCCCGCT comes from Astyanax mexicanus isolate ESR-SI-001 chromosome 17, AstMex3_surface, whole genome shotgun sequence and encodes:
- the LOC107197933 gene encoding cytochrome c oxidase subunit 8B, mitochondrial, with amino-acid sequence MSGLLRGLARIRSAPALRGANFTQRANINTKPAKDPVGPMETTVGLTMFSIAILVPSGWVLANLEDYKKRA